Within Streptomyces albofaciens JCM 4342, the genomic segment CGGGTCGAGAAGCGCGGCCCCTCGATGACCACGAGGGTGCCGCCGTCCACCGGCTCCCACGCGCGCCCCCGGGCCGCCGCGATCACCGCCTGCCGCCCGGCCGGGCAGTACGGGTCGGCGAACGACACGTGCACCACGTCCGGCACGCCGCCGTCCGGCAGCGGCGTCCCGTCGAAGTACGTCTGCTCCCTGGCCTTCGTACGGTCCACGAGCTGGTCCGGTACGAGCAGCGTCCCCGGCCCGTACTCCGCGCGCAGTCCGCCGACCGCGCACGGACCGAGCACCTGACGTACGCCGACCGACCGCAGCGCCCACAGGTTGGCGCGGTAGTTGATGCGGTGCGGCGGCAGGTGGTGCCGCCGGCCGTGCCGGGGCAGGAAGGCGACCGGGCGGCCGGCCACCTCGCCGAGGAAGAGCGAGTCGCTGGGGGCGCCGTAGGGGGTGTCGACCGCGACCTCGGTCACGTCGTCGAGGAAGGAGTAGAAGCCGGACCCGCCTATGACACCGATCTCCGCGTCAGCCATGGGGTCACGGTAATCGGGGGAGCGGGGCGGTGAGGAGGGGGCCCGGAGGCCGTCCGGAGGTCATCTGGAGGACGTACGGAGGCCGCCCCGGGTACGCCGAAGCCCCGCCGTCCATGAGGCCATGGACGGCGGGGCTTCCGCCGAGAGGTGCCGGGCGCGGAGCGCCGCTCAGGCGGCCGACGTGCTGGGCGTCGAGCTGGAGCCGGACGAGCTCGAAGAGCCGCTGGACGACTTCGAGTCGCCGCTGCCCGAGGACGACGAGGAGCTCGTCGAGGACGAGGAGGACGACGCGGGGCTGCTGCTGGACGACGAGCCGCGGCTGTCGTTCCGGTAGAACCCGGAGCCCTTGAACACGATGCCGACCGCGGAGAACACCTTCTTCAGACGTCCCTGGCAGGCGGGGCACTCGGTGAGCGCGTCGTCGGTGAACTTCTGCACCGCCTCAAGGCCCTCGCCGCACGCGGTGCACTGATACTGGTAGGTCGGCACTGTGACTTCCTCCTGGCACTCTCACTCAATGAGTGCTAACGACGCTCCATAGTGCAGTATTCCGGCCCGTCAGTCCACTGTTGCCGGGGTTCGGTGACCGACCCCACGTTCGATCACCCGGGTTGCGGAGCGCGGTACCAGGTGTCCCCGGAACACCGCCAGCACCACCAGTGCCAGCCCCGTACCGCACAGCGGAACCAGGAATCCGGCATGCGGACCGAAGTGGTCCGCCAGCAGGCCTGCGATCGTGGACGCCGCCGCCTGGCCGAGGCCGACCGCGCCGGTCAGCCACGTGAAGGCCTCGGTACGGGCGGTGGCCGGCACCAGGGAGTCGATCAGCGTGTAGCCGGTGATCAGCGCGGGCGCGATGCACAGGCCCACCAGGAGGCCCACCGCACCCATCAGGGGCGCCACGGCCACCGCCCACAGCGGGGTGGTCATCAGCGTCAGCAGCGCGTACGCGATCAGCAGGCGGCGCCGCGGGCCGACCTTCCAGGCGATCGCGCCGCAGACGATGCCGGCGAGCATGTTGCCCGCCGCGAAGACGCCGTACAGCAGGCCGTTGATGCCGGGCTGCCCGATGTCCTCGGTGAAGGCCGTGAGGGAGACCTGCATGCCGCCGAAGACGGTGCCGATGCCGAAGAGGGCCGCGATCAGGACCCGCAGGCCCGGCACCGACAGCGCGGAGACGCGCTTGGCGGAGCTGTCCGCCGAGCGGTGGACCGGCGGCTGGCTGCGCCGCTGCGCCGCGAAGAGCAGGCCGCCGCCCAGCGTCAGGGCGCCCTCGGCGACCAGGCCGGCCGCCGGGTGGATGCCGGTGCACAGCGCCGTCGCCAGCACCGAGCCGACCACGAAGGTGAACTCGTCGGTGACCGACTCGAAGGCGGTGGACGTCGGCATCAGAGGAGTGCCGGTCAGCTTGGCCGCCCACCGGGAGCGCACCATCGGGCCGATCTGCGGCGTCGAGGCGCCGGTCGGTACGGCGACGACCAGCAGCGCCCACAGGGGGGCGTGCGAGAGCGCCAGCGTGATCAGCACGGCGACCGCCGCGGCGTGCACCAGTACGCCGGGCACGAGCACCGCGCGCTGCCCGAACCGGTCCGCCAGCTTGCCGCTCTGCGGCGCGAACAGCGCCATCGAGACGCCGGTCACCGCGGAGACGACACCGGCGGTGCCGTACGAGCCGGTGGTGTGCTGGACGAGGAGCAGGATGCTGAACGTCAGCATCGCGAAGGGCTGGCGGGCCAGGAAGCCCGGCAGCAGGAACGCCCATGCGCCGGGGGTGCGCAGCAGCTGCCCGTAACCGGGACGGGCTTCCTTGACCGGAGTCTGCTGGGCAGGGGCGGTCGTCTCCCGGGCGGTTTCGCCCTCGGTCCCCTTGCCCGCGTTGTCCTTGACCGCGGATGCCACGGCCGAGCCTTTCTGCCGCCTGGTAGCGCGCTGCCGCGAGATTGTCACGGGGTGCGCGCCGAGAGCTGTCCTCTCGCGCTGGACCGAGTGATACCGCGTGGTCCGCACCTGGAAGAGGTGGCTGCGTGTGGCAGGGGACCGCGGCCGCCGAGCGGTCGCGCCAGCTCTGCGTCAGGCAGAGTTGGTTCCTTTGATTGCCATGACATAGTACAGGCCGGTACGCGGAAAGCCCTGGTGCCGACCAGGGCCTCCCGCTGGGTTTTCGGCCGTCTCGTTCACCGTGCCGGAGTATGCGGCGGCCGCCCTCCGGTCCTGCCGTCCGGATGCCTGCCGGGCTTCCCGGCCTTCCCCTCCGGCCGCTCGCCGGACCGGTCGCCCGGCCGTACCCCCGCCTTCTTGACGGGCCGCCGCCCGCCCGGCGTGCCCGGCGCCAGCCAGCCGGCCAGCTTGCCGTGCCGGGAGACGGCCCGGAGCCGGTTCTCGACCGCGTCCCGTACCGGGTCGGTGGCCACGACCAGCAGGTCGTCCCCGCGCCGCAGCACGGTCGTCGGCGACGGTACGAAGCTCGTCCCGTCGCGTACGACGAGGGTGACCGCGGCGCCCGGCGGCAGCCGCAGCTCGCTGATCTCCACGCCGTGCATCCGCGACTTCGGGGCGATCGTGGTGGACAGCAGATGGCCGCGCAGCCGCTCCAGGGGCGCCGACTCGATGCCCAGGTCGGCGGCCTCCTCGTCGTCCCCGAGGCGCAGCTTCCTGGCCAGCCAGGGCAGCGTCGGGCCCTGGATGATCGTGTAGACGACGACCAGGATGAAGACGATGTTGAAGACCCGGTCGCTGCCGGGCACGCCGCCCACCATGGGGATGGTGGCCAGCACGATCGGTACGGCGCCGCGCAGCCCGGCCCAGGAGAGCAGGGCCTTCTCACGCCAGGGCACCCTGAAGGGCAGCAGCCCCAGGAAGACCGAGGCGGGCCGGGCCACGATCGTCAGGATCAGGCCGATGACCAGGGCCGGTACCGCGTCGTCGTACAGCGTGTGCGGTGTGACCAGCAGGCCGAGCAGTACGAACATGCCGATCTGGCCGATCCAGCCGAGGCCTTCGGCGAAGCCGCGGGTGGCGGCCGAGTGCGGCAGTTTCGCGTTGCCGAGGACCAGCGCGGCGAGGTAGACCGCGAGGAAGCCGGAGCCGTGCGCCAGCGCGCCGGCCGCGTAGGCGGAGACGGCGATGGCCATCACCGCGATCGGGTACAGACCGGAGGCGGGCAGCGCCACGTGCCGCATGCCGTACGCGCCCAGCCAGCCGATGGCCAGGCCGATGGCCGCGCCGATCGCCAGCTCCAGCGCGATCTCGCCGATGAGCACGTACCAGTGCTCCACCGGTCCGGCGGTGGAGAAGGCCACGACGAGGATCACGACGGGGGCGTCGTTGAAGCCGGACTCGGCCTCCAGGACGCCGGTCAGGCGGGCGGGCAGCGGCACGCTGCGCAGTACGGAGAAGACCGCCGCCGCGTCCGTGGAGGACACCACGGCGCCGATGAGCAGCGCCTGACGCCATTCCAGGCCGACGAGGTAGTGGGCCCCGGCCGCGGTGACCCCCACGCTCACCGCGACGCCGAACGTCGACAGCACCGCGGCTCTGGGCAGCGCCGGTCTGATCTCTTTCCATTTCGTGCCGAGGCCGCCCTCGGCCAGGATCACCACCAGCGCGGTGTAGCCCAGTATCTGGGTCAGTTCGGCGTTGTCGAAGACGACGCCGCCGAAGCCGTCCTGCCCTATGGCGATGCCTATGCCCAGATAGATGAGCAGGCTGGGCAGCCCGCTCCGGGAGGAGACGCGGACCGCGGCCACCGCGACGAGCAGGACGAGGGCGCAGATCAGCAGGAGTTCGTTGAGGTGGTCGACAGTCAGGAGCTGGTCCTTCCTCGTGGCGGGCCGGTACGGGCACGGGGGTCGGGCACAGGGGTCGAGCGGTCGGGCTTTCCTTACTGTATCTAGTTACTGAGACTAACAATTTACCATTGCTTGAACCTTGGAGGCGTCGGCGGCTACACCGCGTAGGGCTTGGCGGACCCGTGCGCCTATGGTTGCTCCAGCACTCCCACCCTGCCCCTCGAAGGACAGAGATGCCCGCCAACAAGTCCGCCCCCGCCCCTGACAAGGCTGTGAAGAAACCCAAGAAGAAGGGGCGGCGCGGCCGCCTCGTCGCGATCACGGTCGTGCTTCTGCTCGTGGCGGGCATCGGCTACGGCGCGTACTGGGGCGTCAGCACCGTCCGCGCCTCGTACCCGCAAACCACCGGTTCACTGAAGCTGGCCGGTCTCAGCGCCCCCGTCGATGTCTCGCGCGACGCCAACGGCATCCCGCAGATCTACGCCGACACCGACGAAGACCTCTTCCGCGCCCAGGGCTTCGTACAGGCCCAGGACCGCTTCTGGGAGATGGACGTGCGCCGCCACATGACGGCCGGCCGCCTCTCCGAGATGTTCGGCCAGAGCCAGGTCGACACCGACGCCTTCCTGCGGACGCTCGGCTGGCACGACGTCGCCCAGCGGGAGTACGACACCAAGCTCTCCCCGGAGACGAAGAAGTACCTCCAGGCATACGCCGACGGCGTCAACGCCTACCTCAAGGACCACGAGGGCTCGGCGCTCTCCCTGGAATACGCGGCGCTCGGGTTCCAGAACGACTACAAGCCCGGGAAGTGGACCCCGGTCGACTCGGTGGCCTGGCTCAAGGCCATGGCCTGGGACCTGCGCGGCAACATGCAGGAGGAGATCGACCGGGCCCTGCTCACCAGCCGCTTCAGCCAGGCCCAGATCGACCAGCTGTACCCGAAGTACCCGGCCAAGCGGAACAAGCCGATCGTCGAGGGCGGCGCGGTCAACCAGGCCACCAAGGAGTTCGATGCCAAGGCCACGCCGAGCGGCAACACGCAGCCGCAGAACGGCTCCGGCGCGAACACGGGCGCCGGCACGGGCAATGGCGCCGGGAACGGCACCGGTACGGGTAACGGCGCGGGGAACAGCGCCGGTACGGGTACGGGAAACAACGGCGGTACGGGTGCGGGCGCGAACACCGGCACCGGAACCAACTCCGCCTCCTCCGCCACCCGGGGCCTGAAGACCCAGCTCTCCGCCGTCTCCAAGTCCCTGGAGCGGATCCCGGCGCTGCTCGGGCCCAACGGCAGCGGCATCGGCTCGAACTCCTGGGTCGTCTCCGGCGCGCACACCACCACCGGCAAGCCGCTGCTGGCCAACGACCCGCACCTGGCCCCCCAGATGCCGTCGCTCTGGTACCAGATGGGCCTGCACTGCCGCACCACCAGCGCCAAGTGCAACTACGACGTGGCCGGCTACACCTTCTCCGGCATGCCGGGCGTGGTCATCGGCCACAACCAGGACATCTCCTGGGGCATGACCAACCTCGGCGCCGACGTCAGCGACCTGTACCTGGAGAAGATCAACGCCGACGGGTACCTGGTCGACAACAAGATGCAGCCCTTCAAGACCCGCAAGGAGACCATCAAGGTCGCCGGCGGCGCGAGCCGTGAGATCACGGTCCGCTCCACCGACAACGGCCCGCTGATCTCCGACCGCGACGACGAGCTGACCCGGGTCGGCAAGCGGGCCCCGGTCGGCAACGCGGCGCCGGACCGCGGCGACGGCTACGGCATCTCGCTGCGCTGGACCGCCCTGGACCCGGGCCGCTCCATGGACGCGGTCTTCGAACTGAACCGGGCCAAGAACTGGACGGACTTCCGCAAGGCCGCCTCGCACTTCGAGGTGCCGTCGCAGAACCTGATCTACGCCGACACCAAGG encodes:
- a CDS encoding MFS transporter, whose product is MLRTPGAWAFLLPGFLARQPFAMLTFSILLLVQHTTGSYGTAGVVSAVTGVSMALFAPQSGKLADRFGQRAVLVPGVLVHAAAVAVLITLALSHAPLWALLVVAVPTGASTPQIGPMVRSRWAAKLTGTPLMPTSTAFESVTDEFTFVVGSVLATALCTGIHPAAGLVAEGALTLGGGLLFAAQRRSQPPVHRSADSSAKRVSALSVPGLRVLIAALFGIGTVFGGMQVSLTAFTEDIGQPGINGLLYGVFAAGNMLAGIVCGAIAWKVGPRRRLLIAYALLTLMTTPLWAVAVAPLMGAVGLLVGLCIAPALITGYTLIDSLVPATARTEAFTWLTGAVGLGQAAASTIAGLLADHFGPHAGFLVPLCGTGLALVVLAVFRGHLVPRSATRVIERGVGHRTPATVD
- a CDS encoding penicillin acylase family protein, which encodes MPANKSAPAPDKAVKKPKKKGRRGRLVAITVVLLLVAGIGYGAYWGVSTVRASYPQTTGSLKLAGLSAPVDVSRDANGIPQIYADTDEDLFRAQGFVQAQDRFWEMDVRRHMTAGRLSEMFGQSQVDTDAFLRTLGWHDVAQREYDTKLSPETKKYLQAYADGVNAYLKDHEGSALSLEYAALGFQNDYKPGKWTPVDSVAWLKAMAWDLRGNMQEEIDRALLTSRFSQAQIDQLYPKYPAKRNKPIVEGGAVNQATKEFDAKATPSGNTQPQNGSGANTGAGTGNGAGNGTGTGNGAGNSAGTGTGNNGGTGAGANTGTGTNSASSATRGLKTQLSAVSKSLERIPALLGPNGSGIGSNSWVVSGAHTTTGKPLLANDPHLAPQMPSLWYQMGLHCRTTSAKCNYDVAGYTFSGMPGVVIGHNQDISWGMTNLGADVSDLYLEKINADGYLVDNKMQPFKTRKETIKVAGGASREITVRSTDNGPLISDRDDELTRVGKRAPVGNAAPDRGDGYGISLRWTALDPGRSMDAVFELNRAKNWTDFRKAASHFEVPSQNLIYADTKGNIGYQAPGRIPVRGKGYDGTLPAPGWDPKARWTGDVPQSALPNEYNPARGYIVTANQAVIDPDKYPYLLTKDWGYGARSQRINDLIQSKIKDGGKVSTDDMQTMQMDNSSEIAKLLTPYLLKIDVKDAYVREAQKLLEGWDYTQEPDSAAAAYFNAVWRNTLKLAFGNKMPKELRVQGQCLNVRAANDTGPVDDQDKLVRECGERAPDQAQPDGGDRWFEVVRSILDDPKNDWWKTESRPGRVLDANRDQLLAHAMKDARYELTSKLGKNIDNWSWGRLHQMTLKNQTLGTSGPGLIQGLFNRGPWNLGGGEAAVDATGWNAAGGYGVTWVPSMRMVVNLADLDKSRWINLTGASGHAYSAHYYDQTDKWAKGELLPWAFSQKAVKAATEDTLTLSP
- a CDS encoding S-methyl-5'-thioadenosine phosphorylase, which encodes MADAEIGVIGGSGFYSFLDDVTEVAVDTPYGAPSDSLFLGEVAGRPVAFLPRHGRRHHLPPHRINYRANLWALRSVGVRQVLGPCAVGGLRAEYGPGTLLVPDQLVDRTKAREQTYFDGTPLPDGGVPDVVHVSFADPYCPAGRQAVIAAARGRAWEPVDGGTLVVIEGPRFSTRAESRWHAAQGWSVVGMTGHPEAVLARELGLCYTSLTLVTDLDAGAETGQGVSHAEVLEVFGRNVGRLREVLSDAVGALPATTERACPCGGAHEAGGGLDHSGG
- a CDS encoding FmdB family zinc ribbon protein; translation: MPTYQYQCTACGEGLEAVQKFTDDALTECPACQGRLKKVFSAVGIVFKGSGFYRNDSRGSSSSSSPASSSSSSTSSSSSSGSGDSKSSSGSSSSSGSSSTPSTSAA
- a CDS encoding potassium/proton antiporter, whose protein sequence is MAAVRVSSRSGLPSLLIYLGIGIAIGQDGFGGVVFDNAELTQILGYTALVVILAEGGLGTKWKEIRPALPRAAVLSTFGVAVSVGVTAAGAHYLVGLEWRQALLIGAVVSSTDAAAVFSVLRSVPLPARLTGVLEAESGFNDAPVVILVVAFSTAGPVEHWYVLIGEIALELAIGAAIGLAIGWLGAYGMRHVALPASGLYPIAVMAIAVSAYAAGALAHGSGFLAVYLAALVLGNAKLPHSAATRGFAEGLGWIGQIGMFVLLGLLVTPHTLYDDAVPALVIGLILTIVARPASVFLGLLPFRVPWREKALLSWAGLRGAVPIVLATIPMVGGVPGSDRVFNIVFILVVVYTIIQGPTLPWLARKLRLGDDEEAADLGIESAPLERLRGHLLSTTIAPKSRMHGVEISELRLPPGAAVTLVVRDGTSFVPSPTTVLRRGDDLLVVATDPVRDAVENRLRAVSRHGKLAGWLAPGTPGGRRPVKKAGVRPGDRSGERPEGKAGKPGRHPDGRTGGRPPHTPAR